In Streptomyces sp. P3, one DNA window encodes the following:
- the fusA gene encoding elongation factor G, translated as MATTSLDLAKVRNIGIMAHIDAGKTTTTERILFYTGVSYKIGEVHDGAATMDWMEQEQERGITITSAATTCHWPLADVDHTINIIDTPGHVDFTVEVERSLRVLDGAVTVFDGVAGVEPQSETVWRQADRYGVPRICFVNKLDRTGAEFHRCVDMISGRLGATPIVMQLPIGAEADFKGVVDLVTMKAFVWSAEAEKGEMYDVVDIPSTHTEAAEEYRGKLVETVAENDDEIMELYLEGQEPSVEQLYAAIRRITIASGKSDGVTVTPVFCGTAFKNKGVQPLLDAVVRYLPSPLDVEAIEGHDVKDPEQVVKRKPSEDEPLSALAFKIMSDPHLGKLTFVRVYSGRLVSGTAVLNSVKGKKERIGKIYRMHANKREEIEAVGAGDIVAVMGLKQTTTGETLCDDKNPVILESMDFPAPVIQVAIEPKSKGDQEKLGIAIQRLAEEDPSFQVHSDEETGQTIIGGMGELHLEVLVDRMRREFKVEANVGKPQVAYRETIRKAVDRVDYTHKKQTGGTGQFAKVQIAIEPIEGGDASYEFVNKVTGGRIPKEYIPSVDAGAQEAMQFGILAGYEMTGVRVILLDGGYHEVDSSELAFKIAGSQAFKEAARKASPVLLEPMMAVEVTTPEDYMGEVIGDINSRRGQIQAMEERAGARVVKGLVPLSEMFGYVGDLRSKTSGRASYSMQFDSYAEVPRNVAEEIIAKAKGE; from the coding sequence ATGGCTACCACTTCACTTGACCTGGCCAAGGTCCGCAACATCGGGATCATGGCCCACATCGACGCGGGCAAGACGACCACCACCGAGCGGATCCTGTTCTACACCGGCGTCTCCTACAAGATCGGTGAGGTCCACGACGGCGCCGCGACCATGGACTGGATGGAGCAGGAGCAGGAGCGTGGCATCACGATCACCTCTGCTGCCACCACCTGTCACTGGCCGCTCGCCGACGTCGACCACACCATCAACATCATCGACACCCCGGGTCACGTCGACTTCACCGTCGAGGTGGAGCGTTCCCTGCGTGTGCTCGACGGCGCTGTGACGGTGTTCGACGGCGTTGCCGGCGTCGAGCCCCAGTCCGAGACCGTGTGGCGTCAGGCGGACCGTTACGGCGTCCCGCGCATCTGCTTCGTCAACAAGCTCGACCGGACCGGTGCCGAGTTCCACCGTTGCGTCGACATGATCAGCGGCCGCCTGGGCGCGACCCCGATCGTGATGCAGCTGCCGATCGGTGCCGAGGCCGACTTCAAGGGCGTCGTCGACCTGGTCACGATGAAGGCCTTCGTGTGGTCCGCCGAGGCGGAGAAGGGCGAGATGTACGACGTCGTCGACATCCCGTCCACCCACACCGAGGCTGCCGAGGAGTACCGCGGCAAGCTCGTCGAGACCGTCGCCGAGAACGACGACGAGATCATGGAGCTGTACCTGGAGGGCCAGGAGCCGTCCGTGGAGCAGCTGTACGCCGCGATCCGTCGCATCACCATCGCGTCCGGCAAGTCCGACGGCGTCACCGTCACCCCGGTGTTCTGTGGCACCGCGTTCAAGAACAAGGGCGTCCAGCCCCTGCTCGACGCGGTCGTGCGCTACCTGCCCTCCCCCCTGGACGTCGAGGCCATCGAAGGCCACGACGTGAAGGACCCGGAGCAGGTCGTCAAGCGCAAGCCGTCCGAGGACGAGCCGCTGTCCGCCCTCGCGTTCAAGATCATGAGCGACCCGCACCTTGGCAAGCTCACCTTCGTCCGGGTCTACTCGGGCCGCCTGGTGTCCGGCACTGCCGTGCTGAACTCCGTCAAGGGCAAGAAGGAGCGCATCGGCAAGATCTACCGCATGCACGCGAACAAGCGTGAGGAGATCGAGGCGGTCGGCGCCGGCGACATCGTCGCCGTCATGGGTCTGAAGCAGACCACGACCGGCGAGACGCTGTGCGACGACAAGAACCCGGTGATCCTGGAGTCCATGGACTTCCCGGCCCCGGTCATCCAGGTCGCCATCGAGCCCAAGTCGAAGGGCGACCAGGAGAAGCTGGGCATCGCGATCCAGCGCCTGGCCGAGGAGGACCCGTCGTTCCAGGTCCACTCGGACGAGGAGACCGGCCAGACCATCATCGGCGGCATGGGCGAACTGCACCTCGAGGTGCTGGTCGACCGTATGCGCCGTGAGTTCAAGGTCGAGGCCAACGTCGGTAAGCCGCAGGTCGCCTACCGCGAGACCATCCGCAAGGCGGTCGACCGGGTCGACTACACGCACAAGAAGCAGACCGGCGGTACCGGCCAGTTCGCCAAGGTGCAGATCGCGATCGAGCCCATCGAGGGCGGCGACGCGTCGTACGAGTTCGTGAACAAGGTGACCGGTGGTCGTATCCCGAAGGAGTACATCCCTTCGGTCGACGCCGGTGCGCAGGAGGCCATGCAGTTCGGCATCCTCGCCGGTTACGAGATGACCGGCGTGCGCGTCATCCTGCTCGACGGCGGCTACCACGAGGTCGACTCCTCCGAGCTCGCCTTCAAGATCGCCGGTTCGCAGGCCTTCAAGGAGGCCGCACGCAAGGCCAGCCCCGTGCTGCTCGAGCCGATGATGGCCGTCGAGGTCACCACGCCCGAGGACTACATGGGTGAGGTCATCGGCGACATCAACTCCCGCCGTGGTCAGATCCAGGCCATGGAGGAGCGGGCCGGTGCCCGCGTCGTCAAGGGCCTGGTGCCCCTGTCGGAGATGTTCGGCTACGTCGGCGACCTCCGCAGCAAGACGTCGGGTCGCGCGAGCTACTCGATGCAGTTCGACTCCTACGCCGAGGTTCCCCGGAACGTCGCCGAGGAGATCATCGCGAAGGCCAAGGGCGAGTAA
- a CDS encoding DNA-directed RNA polymerase subunit beta', with protein sequence MLDVNFFDELRIGLATADDIRQWSHGEVKKPETINYRTLKPEKDGLFCEKIFGPTRDWECYCGKYKRVRFKGIICERCGVEVTRAKVRRERMGHIELAAPVTHIWYFKGVPSRLGYLLDLAPKDLEKVIYFAAYMITYVDDERRTRDLPSLEAHVSVERQQIENRRDSDLEARAKKLETDLAELEAEGAKADVRRKVREGAEREMKQLRDRAQREIDRLDEVWTRFKNLKVQDLEGDELLYRELRDRFGTYFDGSMGAAALQKRLESFDLDEEAERLREIIRTGKGQKKTRALKRLKVVSAFLQTSNSPKGMVLDCVPVIPPDLRPMVQLDGGRFATSDLNDLYRRVINRNNRLKRLLDLGAPEIIVNNEKRMLQEAVDALFDNGRRGRPVTGPGNRPLKSLSDMLKGKQGRFRQNLLGKRVDYSARSVIVVGPQLKLHQCGLPKAMALELFKPFVMKRLVDLNHAQNIKSAKRMVERGRTVVYDVLEEVIAEHPVLLNRAPTLHRLGIQAFEPQLVEGKAIQIHPLVCTAFNADFDGDQMAVHLPLSAEAQAEARILMLSSNNILKPADGRPVTMPTQDMVLGLFFLTTDGELRDTKGEGRAFGSTAEAIMAFDAGELALQSAIDIRFPVGTIPPRGWTPPAQEEGDPEWQQGDTFRLRTTLGRALFNELLPEDYPFVDYSVGKKQLGEIVNDLAERYPKVIVAATLDNLKSAGFYWGTRSGVTVAISDVVVPEAKKAIVAGYEAQDEKVQKQYERGLITKEERTQELIAIWTKATNEVAEAMNANFPKTNPIFMMVDSGARGNMMQMRQIAGMRGLVSNAKNETIPRPIKASFREGLSVLEYFISTHGARKGLADTALRTADSGYLTRRLVDVSQDVIIREEDCGTERGLKLKIAVRGEDGVLRKTDDVETSVYARMLAEDVVIDGKVIAPANVDLGDVLIDQLVRHGVEEVKTRSILTCESQVGTCAMCYGRSLATGKLVDIGEAVGIIAAQSIGEPGTQLTMRTFHTGGVAGDDITQGLPRVVELFEARTPKGVAPISEASGRVRIEETEKTKKIVITPDDGSDETAFPISKRARLLVSEGEHVEVGQKLTVGATNPHDVLRILGQRAVQVHLVGEVQKVYNSQGVSIHDKHIEIIIRQMLRRVTIIESGDAELLPGELVERSKFEVENRRVVQEGGHPASGRPQLMGITKASLATESWLSAASFQETTRVLTDAAINAKSDSLIGLKENVIIGKLIPAGTGLSRYRNIRVEPTEEAKAAMYSAVGYDDIDYSPFGTGSGQAVPLEDYDYGPYNQ encoded by the coding sequence GTGCTCGACGTCAACTTCTTCGACGAGCTCCGGATCGGTCTGGCTACCGCTGACGACATCCGTCAGTGGAGCCACGGCGAGGTCAAGAAGCCCGAGACCATCAACTACCGCACGCTCAAGCCCGAAAAGGACGGACTCTTCTGCGAGAAGATCTTCGGTCCGACCCGGGACTGGGAGTGCTACTGCGGCAAGTACAAGCGCGTCCGCTTCAAGGGCATCATCTGCGAGCGCTGCGGCGTCGAGGTCACTCGCGCCAAGGTGCGTCGTGAGCGGATGGGCCACATCGAGCTGGCCGCTCCCGTCACCCACATCTGGTACTTCAAGGGTGTCCCGAGCCGTCTGGGCTACCTGCTCGACCTGGCTCCCAAGGACCTCGAGAAGGTCATCTACTTCGCGGCGTACATGATCACGTACGTCGACGACGAGCGCCGCACGCGTGACCTGCCGTCGCTGGAGGCGCACGTCTCCGTCGAGCGTCAGCAGATCGAGAACCGTCGCGACTCCGACCTCGAGGCCCGCGCCAAGAAGCTCGAGACCGACCTGGCCGAGCTCGAGGCCGAGGGCGCCAAGGCCGACGTGCGCCGCAAGGTGCGCGAAGGTGCCGAGCGTGAGATGAAGCAGCTGCGCGACCGTGCGCAGCGCGAGATCGACCGCCTCGACGAGGTGTGGACGCGCTTCAAGAACCTCAAGGTCCAGGACCTCGAGGGCGACGAACTGCTCTACCGCGAGCTGCGTGACCGCTTCGGCACGTACTTCGACGGCTCGATGGGCGCCGCCGCGCTGCAGAAGCGCCTGGAGTCCTTCGACCTCGACGAGGAGGCCGAGCGTCTCCGCGAGATCATCCGTACCGGCAAGGGCCAGAAGAAGACCCGTGCGCTCAAGCGCCTGAAGGTCGTCTCCGCGTTCCTGCAGACCAGCAACAGCCCCAAGGGCATGGTGCTGGACTGCGTGCCGGTCATCCCGCCGGACCTCCGCCCGATGGTGCAGCTGGACGGTGGCCGCTTCGCGACCTCCGACCTGAACGACCTGTACCGCCGTGTGATCAACCGCAACAACCGCCTGAAGCGGCTTCTCGACCTCGGCGCGCCCGAGATCATCGTGAACAACGAGAAGCGCATGCTCCAGGAGGCCGTCGACGCGCTCTTCGACAACGGCCGTCGTGGTCGCCCGGTCACGGGCCCCGGCAACCGTCCGCTGAAGTCGCTGTCCGACATGCTCAAGGGCAAGCAGGGCCGCTTCCGTCAGAACCTGCTCGGCAAGCGTGTGGACTACTCCGCGCGTTCCGTGATCGTCGTCGGTCCGCAGCTGAAGCTGCACCAGTGCGGTCTGCCGAAGGCGATGGCGCTGGAGCTGTTCAAGCCGTTCGTGATGAAGCGGCTCGTGGACCTCAACCACGCGCAGAACATCAAGAGCGCCAAGCGCATGGTGGAGCGCGGCCGCACCGTTGTGTACGACGTCCTCGAAGAGGTCATCGCCGAGCACCCGGTGCTGCTGAACCGTGCGCCCACCCTGCACCGCCTGGGCATCCAGGCCTTCGAGCCGCAGCTGGTCGAGGGCAAGGCCATCCAGATCCACCCGCTCGTCTGCACCGCGTTCAACGCGGACTTCGACGGTGACCAGATGGCCGTCCACCTGCCGCTCTCCGCGGAGGCGCAGGCCGAGGCCCGCATCCTGATGCTGTCCTCGAACAACATCCTCAAGCCCGCCGACGGCCGTCCGGTGACGATGCCGACCCAGGACATGGTCCTCGGTCTGTTCTTCCTCACCACCGACGGCGAGCTGCGCGACACCAAGGGCGAGGGCCGCGCGTTCGGCTCCACGGCCGAGGCGATCATGGCGTTCGACGCCGGTGAGCTCGCGCTGCAGTCGGCGATCGACATCCGCTTCCCGGTGGGCACCATCCCGCCGCGTGGCTGGACGCCGCCGGCGCAGGAGGAGGGCGACCCCGAGTGGCAGCAGGGTGACACCTTCCGGCTGCGGACGACCCTGGGCCGCGCGCTCTTCAACGAGCTGCTGCCCGAGGACTACCCGTTCGTCGACTACTCGGTGGGCAAGAAGCAGCTCGGCGAGATCGTCAACGACCTCGCGGAGCGCTACCCCAAGGTCATCGTGGCGGCGACGCTCGACAACCTGAAGTCGGCCGGCTTCTACTGGGGTACCCGCTCCGGTGTCACCGTGGCCATCTCCGACGTCGTCGTCCCCGAGGCGAAGAAGGCCATCGTCGCGGGCTACGAGGCGCAGGACGAGAAGGTTCAGAAGCAGTACGAGCGTGGTCTGATCACCAAGGAAGAGCGCACGCAGGAGCTCATCGCGATCTGGACCAAGGCGACCAACGAGGTCGCCGAGGCGATGAACGCGAACTTCCCCAAGACCAACCCCATCTTCATGATGGTTGACTCGGGCGCCCGAGGAAACATGATGCAGATGCGGCAGATCGCCGGTATGCGTGGTCTGGTGTCGAACGCGAAGAACGAGACCATCCCGCGTCCGATCAAGGCGTCCTTCCGTGAGGGCCTGTCCGTGCTGGAGTACTTCATCTCCACGCACGGCGCCCGTAAGGGTCTGGCGGACACCGCCCTGCGTACCGCCGACTCGGGTTACCTGACCCGTCGTCTGGTGGACGTCTCGCAGGACGTCATCATCCGCGAGGAGGACTGTGGCACCGAGCGCGGTCTGAAGCTGAAGATCGCCGTCCGCGGCGAGGACGGCGTCCTGCGCAAGACGGACGACGTCGAGACCAGCGTCTACGCCCGCATGCTCGCCGAGGACGTCGTCATCGACGGCAAGGTGATCGCGCCGGCCAACGTGGACCTGGGCGACGTGCTCATCGACCAGCTGGTGCGCCACGGTGTCGAGGAGGTCAAGACCCGCTCGATCCTGACCTGTGAGTCGCAGGTCGGCACGTGCGCCATGTGCTACGGCCGCTCGCTGGCCACCGGCAAGCTGGTCGACATCGGTGAGGCGGTCGGCATCATCGCCGCCCAGTCCATCGGTGAGCCCGGCACCCAGCTGACGATGCGTACCTTCCACACCGGTGGTGTGGCCGGTGACGACATCACCCAGGGTCTGCCGCGTGTCGTCGAGCTCTTCGAGGCCCGTACCCCGAAGGGTGTCGCCCCGATCTCCGAAGCCTCCGGCCGCGTGCGGATCGAGGAGACCGAGAAGACGAAGAAGATCGTCATCACGCCGGACGACGGCAGCGACGAGACGGCGTTCCCGATCTCCAAGCGCGCCCGACTCCTGGTCAGCGAGGGCGAGCACGTCGAGGTGGGCCAGAAGCTCACCGTGGGTGCCACCAACCCGCACGACGTGCTGCGCATCCTGGGTCAGCGTGCCGTCCAGGTCCACCTGGTCGGCGAGGTCCAGAAGGTGTACAACTCGCAGGGCGTGTCGATCCACGACAAGCACATCGAGATCATCATCCGGCAGATGCTCCGCCGTGTGACGATCATCGAGTCCGGCGACGCCGAGCTGCTGCCCGGCGAGCTCGTCGAGCGCTCGAAGTTCGAGGTCGAGAACCGTCGTGTGGTGCAGGAGGGCGGTCACCCGGCCTCCGGTCGTCCGCAGCTCATGGGTATCACCAAGGCCTCGCTGGCCACGGAGTCCTGGCTGTCGGCGGCGTCCTTCCAGGAGACGACCAGGGTCCTCACGGACGCGGCGATCAACGCCAAGTCCGACTCCCTGATCGGCCTCAAGGAGAACGTCATCATCGGTAAGCTCATCCCGGCCGGTACGGGTCTGTCCCGCTACCGCAACATCCGGGTCGAGCCGACCGAGGAGGCCAAGGCCGCGATGTACTCGGCCGTCGGTTACGACGACATCGACTACTCGCCGTTCGGCACGGGCTCCGGCCAGGCCGTTCCGCTGGAGGACTACGACTACGGTCCGTACAACCAGTAA
- the rpsG gene encoding 30S ribosomal protein S7 — MPRKGPAPKRPVIIDPVYGSPLVTSLINKVLLNGKRSTAERIVYGAMEGLREKTGNDPVITLKRALENIKPTIEVKSRRVGGATYQVPVEVKPGRASTLALRWLVGYSRARREKTMTERLLNELLDASNGLGAAVKKREDTHKMAESNKAFAHYRW; from the coding sequence ATGCCTCGTAAGGGCCCTGCCCCGAAGCGCCCGGTCATCATCGACCCGGTCTACGGTTCTCCTCTTGTCACGTCGCTCATCAACAAGGTGCTGCTGAACGGCAAGCGCTCCACCGCCGAGCGCATCGTCTACGGTGCCATGGAGGGCCTGCGCGAGAAGACCGGCAACGACCCGGTCATCACGCTGAAGCGCGCTCTCGAGAACATCAAGCCGACCATCGAGGTCAAGTCCCGCCGTGTCGGTGGCGCGACCTACCAGGTTCCGGTCGAGGTCAAGCCCGGCCGCGCGAGCACGCTGGCGCTGCGCTGGCTCGTCGGCTACTCCCGCGCCCGTCGCGAGAAGACCATGACCGAGCGCCTGCTCAACGAGCTTCTCGACGCGTCCAACGGCCTCGGCGCCGCTGTGAAGAAGCGCGAGGACACCCACAAGATGGCCGAGTCCAACAAGGCCTTCGCGCACTACCGCTGGTAG
- a CDS encoding RICIN domain-containing protein has product MISNMNRLTRVTIAAGATSAALSMLVGFAPTASAATGPRMINANGYCLGSQNGANKTNAIQWYCNKNPDQIWGLHSAGTDSRGTYYRVTNDNGQCLGISGISKASGAAATVWDCNGHNDQLWYWQNGSGAGWHKLINRNSGMCLGTSGSAVGAKAIQWSCNGNPDQEWGPLNG; this is encoded by the coding sequence GTGATTTCCAATATGAACAGGCTCACGCGCGTCACCATCGCGGCAGGTGCCACGTCGGCTGCATTGTCGATGCTTGTCGGGTTCGCGCCGACAGCATCCGCGGCGACCGGCCCGCGGATGATCAACGCGAACGGCTACTGTCTGGGAAGCCAGAACGGCGCCAACAAGACGAACGCCATTCAGTGGTACTGCAACAAGAACCCCGATCAGATCTGGGGCCTCCACTCGGCGGGGACGGATTCCCGCGGTACCTACTACCGGGTGACCAACGACAACGGCCAGTGCCTGGGCATCAGCGGCATCTCGAAGGCGTCCGGCGCAGCTGCCACGGTATGGGACTGCAACGGCCACAATGACCAGCTGTGGTACTGGCAGAATGGCTCCGGCGCGGGTTGGCACAAGCTGATCAACCGGAATTCGGGGATGTGCCTCGGCACCTCGGGAAGTGCTGTCGGAGCCAAGGCGATTCAGTGGTCCTGCAATGGCAACCCGGACCAGGAGTGGGGCCCGTTGAACGGCTGA
- the rpsL gene encoding 30S ribosomal protein S12: MPTIQQLVRKGRQDKVEKNKTPALEGSPQRRGVCTRVFTTTPKKPNSALRKVARVRLTSGIEVTAYIPGEGHNLQEHSIVLVRGGRVKDLPGVRYKIIRGSLDTQGVKNRKQARSRYGAKKEK, translated from the coding sequence GTGCCTACGATCCAGCAGCTGGTCCGTAAGGGCCGGCAGGACAAGGTCGAGAAGAACAAGACGCCCGCACTCGAGGGTTCTCCTCAGCGCCGCGGCGTCTGCACGCGCGTGTTCACGACCACCCCGAAGAAGCCGAACTCGGCCCTGCGTAAGGTCGCGCGTGTGCGTCTGACCAGCGGGATCGAGGTCACTGCTTACATTCCGGGTGAGGGACACAACCTGCAGGAGCACTCCATCGTGCTCGTGCGTGGTGGCCGTGTGAAGGACCTGCCGGGTGTTCGCTACAAGATCATCCGCGGCTCCCTCGACACCCAGGGTGTCAAGAACCGCAAGCAGGCCCGCAGCCGCTACGGCGCCAAGAAGGAGAAGTAA
- the tuf gene encoding elongation factor Tu: protein MAKAKFERTKPHVNIGTIGHIDHGKTTLTAAITKVLHDAYPDLNEASAFDQIDKAPEERQRGITISIAHVEYQTETRHYAHVDCPGHADYIKNMITGAAQMDGAILVVAATDGPMPQTKEHVLLARQVGVPYIVVALNKADMVDDEEILELVELEVRELLSEYEFPGDDLPVVKVSALKALEGDPEWAKTVLELMAAVDESIPTPERDVDKPFLMPVEDVFTITGRGTVVTGRIERGVLKVNETVDIIGIKQDKTTTTVTGIEMFRKLLDEGQAGENVGLLLRGIKREDVERGQVIIKPGSVTPHTEFEAQAYILSKDEGGRHTPFFNNYRPQFYFRTTDVTGVVTLPEGTEMVMPGDNTEMKVELIQPVAMEEGLKFAIREGGRTVGAGQVTKINK, encoded by the coding sequence GTGGCGAAGGCGAAGTTCGAGCGGACTAAGCCGCACGTCAACATCGGCACCATCGGTCACATCGACCACGGTAAGACGACCCTCACGGCCGCCATTACCAAGGTGCTGCACGACGCGTACCCGGACCTGAACGAGGCCTCGGCCTTCGACCAGATCGACAAGGCTCCTGAGGAGCGCCAGCGCGGTATCACCATCTCCATCGCGCACGTCGAGTACCAGACCGAGACGCGTCACTACGCCCACGTCGACTGCCCCGGTCACGCGGACTACATCAAGAACATGATCACGGGTGCGGCGCAGATGGACGGCGCCATCCTCGTCGTCGCCGCCACCGACGGCCCGATGCCGCAGACCAAGGAGCACGTGCTCCTGGCCCGCCAGGTCGGCGTTCCGTACATCGTCGTCGCCCTGAACAAGGCCGACATGGTGGACGACGAGGAGATCCTGGAGCTCGTCGAGCTCGAGGTCCGTGAGCTCCTCTCCGAGTACGAGTTCCCGGGCGACGACCTGCCGGTCGTCAAGGTCTCGGCGCTCAAGGCCCTCGAGGGCGACCCGGAGTGGGCGAAGACCGTCCTGGAGCTCATGGCCGCGGTCGACGAGTCGATCCCGACCCCCGAGCGTGACGTCGACAAGCCGTTCCTCATGCCCGTCGAGGACGTCTTCACGATCACCGGTCGCGGTACGGTCGTCACCGGCCGTATCGAGCGTGGTGTCCTGAAGGTCAACGAGACCGTCGACATCATCGGCATCAAGCAGGACAAGACCACCACCACGGTCACCGGCATCGAGATGTTCCGCAAGCTGCTCGACGAGGGCCAGGCCGGTGAGAACGTCGGTCTGCTGCTTCGTGGCATCAAGCGCGAGGACGTCGAGCGCGGCCAGGTCATCATCAAGCCGGGTTCGGTCACGCCGCACACCGAGTTCGAGGCCCAGGCCTACATCCTGTCGAAGGACGAGGGTGGCCGTCACACCCCCTTCTTCAACAACTACCGTCCGCAGTTCTACTTCCGTACGACGGACGTGACCGGCGTCGTGACCCTCCCCGAGGGCACCGAGATGGTCATGCCGGGTGACAACACCGAGATGAAGGTGGAGCTCATCCAGCCCGTCGCCATGGAAGAGGGCCTGAAGTTCGCCATCCGCGAGGGTGGCCGGACGGTCGGCGCCGGCCAGGTCACCAAGATCAACAAGTAA